One genomic window of Cystobacter ferrugineus includes the following:
- a CDS encoding metallophosphoesterase family protein — protein MSSRTIVIGDLHGCYDEALELLARVGATSSDRIIFTGDLVDRGPKPRECVELAMRHESILGNHEEKHLQQRRRRDEDLLPDHLRTRQALGPEHLDYFATLPHFILLPEYQAAVVHAGVLPGKSMEDQEPYHLLHAQCVRPPERKSYWPSKAPADYLFWTNHWKGPERVIFGHTVFDRPLVTEYAVGIDTGCAHGRSLTAVVLPSWEIVSVPARGTYRGGRDVALLPVHGDVCTFS, from the coding sequence ATGTCGTCCCGAACCATCGTCATCGGGGACCTCCACGGCTGTTACGACGAGGCCCTGGAGCTGCTCGCCCGGGTGGGCGCCACATCGAGCGATCGCATCATCTTCACGGGGGACCTGGTCGACCGGGGACCCAAGCCCCGCGAGTGCGTCGAGCTGGCCATGCGCCACGAGTCCATTCTCGGCAACCACGAGGAGAAGCACCTGCAGCAGCGCCGCCGGCGGGATGAGGATCTGCTGCCGGATCATCTCAGGACCCGGCAGGCCCTTGGCCCCGAGCACCTCGACTACTTCGCCACCCTGCCCCACTTCATCCTGCTGCCCGAGTACCAGGCCGCCGTCGTCCACGCCGGCGTGCTGCCCGGCAAGTCCATGGAGGACCAGGAGCCGTACCACCTGCTCCATGCCCAGTGTGTCCGGCCGCCGGAGCGCAAGAGCTACTGGCCCTCGAAGGCACCCGCGGACTACCTCTTCTGGACGAACCACTGGAAAGGCCCCGAGCGCGTCATCTTCGGACACACCGTGTTCGACCGGCCGCTCGTCACCGAGTACGCGGTGGGCATCGATACCGGGTGCGCCCACGGCCGCTCGCTCACGGCGGTGGTGCTGCCCTCGTGGGAGATCGTCTCGGTGCCCGCGCGCGGGACCTACCGGGGCGGCAGGGACGTGGCGCTGCTGCCCGTGCACGGCGACGTCTGCACGTTCTCCTGA
- a CDS encoding PaaI family thioesterase — MSDAETYPSQEQLDRYAEQFNQSLTLKHHGARMSFPSREKVVVTAEVRPEHRGGLGSDAVNGGVISALFDLVIGSTPALRDPTRRSATVQLSISFERPLRGNLLRAEATIDTLGASTVFASARMYDAQGVVCARCQGVVQMSRMKWASGESPAVN, encoded by the coding sequence ATGTCCGACGCAGAGACCTACCCCTCGCAAGAACAACTGGACCGCTATGCCGAACAGTTCAACCAGAGCCTGACGCTGAAGCACCACGGCGCCCGGATGAGCTTCCCCTCCAGAGAGAAGGTCGTCGTCACCGCCGAGGTCCGCCCCGAGCACCGCGGAGGCCTCGGCTCCGACGCCGTCAATGGCGGCGTCATCTCGGCCCTCTTCGACCTCGTCATCGGCAGCACACCCGCCCTGAGGGATCCCACCCGCCGCTCCGCCACCGTGCAGCTCTCCATCAGCTTCGAGCGCCCCCTGCGCGGCAATCTCCTGCGCGCCGAGGCCACCATCGACACCCTGGGGGCCTCCACCGTCTTCGCCTCCGCGCGCATGTATGACGCCCAGGGCGTGGTGTGCGCCCGCTGCCAGGGCGTGGTCCAGATGTCCCGGATGAAGTGGGCCTCGGGAGAGAGCCCGGCCGTCAACTGA
- a CDS encoding ATP-dependent helicase produces the protein MALALNAENELLKDLNEPQKEAVLHGDGPLLVLSGAGSGKTRVITRRVAHLVRLRGVFPWRILAVTFTNKAAREMRERLVQLLGPQAHELVVSTFHSSSSMILRRALKDPQVAELMGLTPSFVIYDDGDQLQIVKRAMREARVDPIMQPREILHRIDGEKNAARLPEQMVVDVDDARGVVVQKTYHAYQKLLRAANAVDFGDLLLLLVALLRQRPDVLEQYQRRFRHILVDEFQDTNPVQYELLRLLAPPERRPNLVVVGDDDQSIYRWRGASVDNILDFPEHYPGARVVKLEQNYRSDQNILDAAHAVIRRNSRRMPKKLWSDRPKGEHLTLLLNRDERAEAQEIARRIHGLQREGFIKYSGMAVFYRTNAQSRVLEEAMRLARVPYTLVSGRSFYDRAEVRDAAAYLRLMVNPRSDADLLRIINTPARGIGDTTVERLVDFANQSGVSLYEASAAPERIAGLNTAAVRRLSGFHALVSSLHVFAQESQDAASAVDQMLKETHLVESLQTEGSDESMTRAENLREFLGAAQEFDLNRAAAAVAASTAGDGDAEPMPPEEADLDTSPLTADIPPLNAFLEQISLVGDADAEVGEGRVALMTLHAAKGLEFDAVFITGMEDGVFPHSRALHGGESEDGGEEMAEERRLCYVGFTRARRRLFVSLAQCRSLFGELRYNPPSRFLAEVPQELFGIAEQDLPPPPKEAPFTKKKRNWADEDDGPRVDRTYSQAPEGDGVGGDVRGMRVRHEQFGMGRIISADGQGPNAKVTVDFGGQVGLKRVIARFLLPG, from the coding sequence ATGGCGCTTGCCTTGAACGCCGAAAACGAACTCCTCAAAGACCTGAACGAGCCCCAGAAGGAAGCGGTCCTCCATGGGGATGGACCCCTGCTCGTGCTGTCGGGCGCGGGCAGCGGCAAGACGCGCGTCATCACCCGCCGGGTGGCCCACCTGGTGCGCCTCCGCGGTGTCTTCCCCTGGCGCATCCTCGCCGTCACCTTCACCAACAAGGCCGCGCGCGAGATGCGCGAGCGGCTCGTCCAGTTGCTCGGCCCCCAGGCCCACGAGCTGGTGGTGAGTACCTTCCACTCCTCCTCGTCGATGATCCTCCGCCGCGCCCTGAAGGATCCCCAGGTGGCGGAGCTCATGGGGCTGACGCCCTCGTTCGTCATCTACGACGACGGGGACCAGTTGCAGATCGTCAAGCGCGCCATGCGCGAGGCCCGGGTGGACCCCATCATGCAGCCCCGGGAGATCCTCCACCGCATCGACGGGGAGAAGAACGCGGCGCGCCTGCCCGAGCAGATGGTGGTGGACGTGGACGACGCGCGCGGCGTGGTGGTGCAGAAGACCTACCACGCCTACCAGAAGCTGCTGCGCGCGGCGAACGCGGTGGACTTCGGTGACCTGCTGCTCCTGCTCGTGGCGCTCCTGCGCCAGCGCCCGGACGTGCTGGAGCAGTACCAGAGGCGCTTCCGGCACATCCTCGTGGACGAGTTCCAGGACACCAACCCGGTGCAGTACGAGCTCCTGCGCCTGCTGGCTCCGCCGGAGCGGCGGCCCAACCTGGTGGTGGTGGGCGATGACGACCAGTCCATCTACCGCTGGCGCGGCGCGAGCGTGGACAACATCCTCGACTTCCCGGAGCACTACCCGGGCGCGCGCGTGGTGAAGCTGGAGCAGAACTACCGCTCGGACCAGAACATCCTCGACGCGGCGCACGCCGTCATCCGGCGCAACTCCCGGCGCATGCCCAAGAAGCTGTGGAGCGACCGGCCCAAGGGCGAGCACCTCACCCTGCTGCTCAACCGCGACGAGCGCGCCGAGGCCCAGGAGATCGCCCGGCGCATCCACGGACTGCAGCGCGAGGGCTTCATCAAATACTCGGGCATGGCGGTCTTCTACCGCACCAACGCGCAGAGCCGCGTGCTCGAGGAGGCCATGCGGCTGGCGCGCGTGCCCTACACGCTGGTGAGCGGACGCAGCTTCTACGATCGCGCCGAGGTGCGTGACGCGGCGGCCTACCTGCGCCTGATGGTGAATCCTCGCTCGGACGCGGACCTGCTGCGCATCATCAACACGCCGGCGCGAGGCATCGGCGACACCACGGTGGAGCGGCTGGTGGACTTCGCCAACCAGTCCGGGGTGAGCCTGTACGAGGCCTCGGCGGCGCCCGAGCGCATCGCCGGGCTCAACACGGCGGCGGTGCGCCGGCTGTCGGGCTTCCACGCCCTGGTGTCGTCGCTGCACGTCTTCGCCCAGGAGTCGCAGGACGCGGCGAGCGCGGTGGACCAGATGCTCAAGGAGACGCACCTGGTGGAGTCGCTACAGACGGAGGGCAGCGACGAGTCGATGACGCGCGCGGAGAACCTGCGCGAGTTCCTGGGCGCGGCGCAGGAGTTCGATCTCAACCGGGCGGCGGCGGCCGTGGCGGCGTCCACGGCGGGCGACGGGGACGCGGAGCCCATGCCGCCGGAGGAGGCGGATCTGGACACGTCCCCGCTCACCGCGGACATCCCTCCGCTCAACGCCTTCCTGGAGCAGATCAGCCTGGTGGGTGACGCGGACGCCGAGGTGGGCGAGGGCCGGGTGGCGCTGATGACGCTGCACGCGGCCAAGGGGCTCGAGTTCGACGCGGTGTTCATCACCGGCATGGAGGACGGGGTGTTCCCGCACTCGCGCGCGCTGCATGGGGGCGAGTCGGAGGATGGCGGGGAGGAGATGGCCGAGGAGCGGCGGCTGTGCTACGTGGGCTTCACCCGCGCGCGCAGGCGGCTGTTCGTGAGCCTCGCGCAGTGCCGCTCGCTCTTCGGCGAGCTGCGCTACAACCCGCCCTCACGCTTCCTGGCCGAGGTACCGCAGGAGCTCTTCGGCATCGCCGAGCAGGATCTGCCCCCGCCGCCGAAGGAAGCGCCCTTCACGAAGAAGAAGCGCAACTGGGCGGACGAGGACGACGGGCCGCGCGTGGACCGGACCTACTCGCAGGCCCCGGAGGGCGACGGGGTGGGCGGCGACGTGCGTGGCATGCGCGTGCGCCACGAGCAGTTCGGCATGGGGCGCATCATCTCGGCGGATGGCCAGGGGCCCAACGCCAAGGTGACGGTGGACTTCGGCGGGCAGGTGGGCCTCAAGCGCGTCATCGCCCGCTTCCTCCTGCCGGGGTAG
- a CDS encoding oxidoreductase → MDTPTRTALVAGASGLVGGWLLDTLLADPRYREVHSLGRRALPRQHPKLVQHTVDFARLGGEPLPAAQDAFCCLGTTIKKAGSQEAFRAVDHDAVLAFAQAARAAGVQRFLVVTALGANARSRIFYNRVKGQVEEALASLGFESLVILQPSLLLGERTERRAGERAAVAVSRALAPLLRPLASRPIEARTVARAMVALAREAQVGVRVVPSGDLQALGQ, encoded by the coding sequence ATGGATACCCCCACACGCACCGCGCTCGTGGCCGGAGCCAGCGGCCTGGTCGGAGGCTGGCTGCTCGACACCCTGCTCGCGGACCCCCGCTACCGCGAGGTGCACTCCCTCGGCCGCCGGGCACTGCCCCGGCAACACCCGAAGCTCGTCCAGCACACCGTGGACTTCGCCCGGCTCGGCGGTGAACCGCTCCCCGCCGCGCAGGACGCCTTCTGCTGCCTGGGCACCACCATCAAGAAGGCGGGCAGCCAGGAGGCCTTCCGCGCCGTGGACCACGACGCCGTGCTGGCGTTCGCCCAGGCGGCGCGCGCGGCGGGCGTCCAGCGCTTCCTCGTGGTGACGGCCCTGGGCGCCAATGCCCGCTCGCGCATCTTCTACAACCGCGTGAAGGGCCAGGTGGAAGAGGCGCTGGCGTCGTTGGGCTTCGAGTCGCTCGTCATCCTCCAGCCCTCGCTCCTGCTCGGAGAGCGCACCGAGCGCCGCGCCGGCGAGCGCGCGGCCGTCGCCGTCTCCCGGGCCCTGGCGCCGCTGCTGCGTCCGCTGGCGAGCCGCCCCATCGAGGCGCGCACCGTCGCGCGGGCGATGGTCGCCCTGGCGCGCGAGGCCCAGGTGGGCGTACGGGTGGTGCCCTCGGGTGATTTGCAGGCCCTCGGCCAGTAG
- a CDS encoding sensor histidine kinase — translation MNSRLLTLLLVEDSPEDRDVFRTYLEEMGEYSYHFLEEDSADAALATCKREQVDCILLDYDLPELSGLDFLRRLLDEEGLLRPPVVMVTGRGNERIAVEALKGGASDYLVKSEVTPESLYRAVRNAVEKEDIRKRLTEQRALTGIAEARLQAALEVLERGDALLVLDKDFRILLVNSSQERLSGLRREDTLMRTLWDVWPEASRPESRFWFEYHRTMRERVTTHFEEYFAPLDMWTDVSVYPTREGGIAIFFRDVSDRKRAEERVRAEERRRAEFEQQLIGIVSHDLRNPITAISLGVSLLLRRDDLDERILKTLVRVHSSAERTIRMVRDLLDFTQARLGGGIVVNRELTDLHPLLRLVVDEVHMSFPDREVRVEIGGDGQGAWDTDRMAQVITNLVTNALKYSPAGTPVTVRARGDSDAVYLEVHNDGDPIPPQVQEHLFEPMWRGDAQVDRTSRSIGLGLFIVDHLIRAHGGTVSVRSVASEGTTFGVRLPRRALSVSVRRA, via the coding sequence ATGAATTCCCGTTTGCTGACGCTGCTCCTGGTGGAGGACAGCCCGGAAGATCGGGACGTGTTCCGGACCTACCTGGAGGAGATGGGAGAGTACTCCTACCATTTCCTCGAAGAGGACTCGGCGGATGCGGCGCTCGCGACCTGTAAGCGTGAGCAGGTGGATTGCATTCTCCTGGACTACGACCTGCCCGAACTCAGCGGCCTGGACTTCCTCAGGCGGCTCTTGGATGAGGAGGGCCTGTTGCGGCCCCCCGTGGTGATGGTGACCGGGCGAGGCAACGAGCGCATCGCCGTCGAGGCGCTCAAGGGGGGAGCGTCGGACTATCTGGTGAAGTCCGAGGTGACGCCGGAGAGCCTCTACCGCGCGGTGCGCAACGCCGTGGAGAAGGAGGACATCCGCAAGCGCCTCACCGAGCAGCGCGCCCTGACGGGAATCGCCGAGGCCCGGCTCCAGGCCGCCCTGGAGGTGCTGGAGCGCGGGGACGCCCTGCTCGTGCTCGACAAGGACTTCCGCATCCTGCTGGTCAACAGCAGCCAGGAGCGTCTCAGCGGGCTGCGGCGCGAGGACACCCTGATGCGGACCCTCTGGGATGTCTGGCCCGAGGCCTCCCGGCCCGAGAGCCGGTTCTGGTTCGAGTACCACCGCACCATGCGTGAGCGGGTGACCACGCACTTCGAGGAGTACTTCGCGCCCCTGGACATGTGGACGGACGTGAGCGTCTACCCGACGCGCGAGGGCGGAATCGCCATCTTCTTCCGGGACGTCAGCGACAGGAAGCGGGCCGAGGAGCGCGTCCGGGCGGAGGAGCGGCGGCGCGCGGAGTTCGAGCAGCAGCTCATCGGCATCGTCAGCCATGATTTGCGCAATCCCATCACCGCCATCTCCCTGGGCGTGTCGCTGCTCTTGCGCCGGGATGATCTGGACGAGCGCATCCTCAAGACGCTCGTGCGCGTGCACTCCTCGGCCGAGCGCACCATCCGGATGGTGAGGGATCTGCTCGACTTCACGCAGGCCCGGTTGGGTGGGGGCATCGTCGTCAACCGGGAGTTGACCGACCTGCACCCGCTGCTGCGGCTCGTGGTGGACGAGGTGCATATGTCCTTTCCCGACCGCGAGGTGCGGGTGGAGATCGGCGGGGATGGACAGGGGGCGTGGGACACGGACCGGATGGCGCAGGTCATCACCAACCTGGTCACCAACGCGTTGAAGTACAGCCCGGCGGGCACGCCCGTCACGGTGCGCGCCCGCGGGGATTCCGACGCGGTGTACCTGGAGGTCCACAACGACGGAGATCCCATTCCGCCCCAGGTCCAGGAGCACCTGTTCGAGCCCATGTGGCGCGGGGATGCGCAGGTGGACCGGACGAGCCGCAGCATCGGGCTGGGTCTGTTCATCGTGGACCACCTCATCCGCGCCCACGGGGGCACCGTCAGCGTGCGCTCCGTCGCATCCGAGGGAACCACCTTCGGCGTGCGGCTGCCGCGCAGGGCCCTGTCCGTCTCCGTGCGGCGCGCGTAG
- a CDS encoding MATE family efflux transporter, whose amino-acid sequence MHTDTTSAHSTPGLMRLTWPIFLEFLLFMLMGTADTLMLSGVSDDAVSAVGVVNQYIFVCILIMEVISNGASIVVAQYLGARRGEEAAKISALAITLNFLLGITVSAALLLGGGAILGRMNLEGVVLADARTYMGIAGGFIFLQALINVFSSLLRTYGFTKESMYVAMGMNALHVLGNWALIFGHLGLPRMGVAGAAISTVFSRAIALAVFVWMLYRVMDVRMAARDYVTFSREYTQKILKVGLPAAVEQVTYHVCQTVFLYYVTFLGPVALASRQYAMAVSQYIFLFSLAIGIGTSILVGRLVGANRAQEAYHRALLSLKWAVALTVLVDAVAILLREPLLGLFTTNGDIIQLASQVLVLSLVLESGRSFNLVLINSLRAAGDATFTVYAAFGSMVCMSLPLGYVLTFQLHLGLAGVWLAIAADEWTRGIIMWLRWRSRAWEKKSLVSPIEPAPVAVLGT is encoded by the coding sequence ATGCATACCGATACCACGTCAGCGCACTCCACTCCGGGATTGATGCGGCTGACCTGGCCCATCTTCCTCGAGTTCTTGTTGTTCATGCTGATGGGCACGGCGGACACGCTGATGCTCAGCGGTGTCTCCGACGATGCGGTGTCCGCCGTCGGAGTGGTCAACCAATACATCTTCGTCTGCATCCTCATCATGGAGGTCATCAGCAACGGCGCCTCCATCGTCGTGGCCCAGTACCTGGGCGCGCGCCGGGGGGAGGAAGCGGCGAAGATCTCCGCGCTCGCCATCACGTTGAACTTCCTGCTCGGCATCACGGTCAGCGCGGCGCTGCTGCTGGGCGGCGGAGCGATTCTGGGGCGGATGAACCTGGAAGGCGTGGTGCTGGCCGACGCGCGGACGTACATGGGCATCGCCGGAGGCTTCATCTTCCTGCAGGCGCTCATCAACGTGTTCTCCAGCCTGCTGCGCACGTACGGCTTCACCAAGGAGTCCATGTACGTGGCGATGGGGATGAACGCGCTGCACGTGCTCGGCAACTGGGCGCTCATCTTCGGCCACCTGGGCCTGCCCCGCATGGGCGTGGCCGGCGCGGCGATCTCCACCGTGTTCAGCCGGGCCATCGCGCTCGCCGTGTTCGTGTGGATGCTCTACCGGGTGATGGACGTGCGAATGGCGGCGCGCGACTACGTGACGTTCTCGCGCGAGTACACCCAGAAGATCCTCAAGGTGGGCCTGCCCGCCGCCGTCGAGCAGGTGACGTACCACGTCTGCCAGACGGTCTTCCTCTACTACGTCACCTTCCTGGGACCGGTGGCGCTGGCGTCACGGCAGTACGCGATGGCCGTCTCGCAGTACATCTTCCTGTTCAGCCTCGCCATCGGCATCGGCACGTCCATCCTCGTCGGACGGCTGGTGGGGGCGAACCGCGCGCAGGAGGCCTATCACCGCGCCCTGCTCAGCTTGAAGTGGGCCGTGGCGCTCACCGTGCTGGTGGACGCCGTCGCCATCCTCCTGCGCGAGCCCCTGCTCGGGCTGTTCACGACCAATGGCGACATCATCCAGCTCGCCTCCCAGGTCCTCGTCCTGAGCCTCGTGCTGGAGTCCGGGCGGTCCTTCAACCTCGTGCTCATCAACTCCCTGCGCGCCGCCGGAGACGCCACGTTCACCGTGTACGCGGCCTTCGGCTCCATGGTGTGCATGAGCCTGCCGCTCGGGTACGTGCTGACCTTCCAGCTCCACCTGGGACTGGCGGGCGTGTGGCTCGCCATCGCCGCGGACGAGTGGACGCGCGGCATCATCATGTGGCTGCGCTGGCGCAGCCGGGCGTGGGAGAAGAAGTCGCTCGTGTCGCCCATCGAGCCGGCGCCGGTCGCCGTGCTCGGGACGTGA
- a CDS encoding ATP-binding protein codes for MSTESAGTAQVADLTNCDKEPIHIPGAIQPHGVLLVLREPALIICQISENTEALLGSRAQELLGRSLDSLLPASQVASTRASLLSDRLQDNNPLKLTLHGGDRERLFNGIAHRHQGRLFLELEPVAESESLPFFGFYHQARGAMSRLRDAKDLRALCEEGVREVRRLTGFDRVIIYRFDPDWNGQVLAEDRLETADPYMGLHFPASDIPRQARELYVLNLLRIIPAVDYVPARIVALPEEAAQGPLDMSFCVLRSVSPIHLEYLRNMGAGSSMSISLLQEGRLWGLISCTHMSGSKYVPYEVRTACEFVGQFMSSFISSKEGHEHYDQRIRTKSIQGRLLERMTRVVDFAAELCQSPPELLELTGATGAAVYFNGRMTIIGKAPEDEQLQGLIRWLSSQPASQEVFSTNSLLRHYPESEGFKDVAAGLIAASMSRGRHNYVLWFRPEVVQTLEWGGNPHKLVDVEDDQLRLHPRKSFALWKETVRGKSLPWKDYELEAARELRRNIIDIVLERSEELLKLNTELKRSNVELDSFAYAASHDLKEPLRGIHNYASLVLREDAEALRPTNRTRMDTVVRLTQRMESLINSLLHYSQVGRMELSLRETDLNDVLSSVLEVLKPRIEEARAEVRVPEPLPPARCDRVRMMEVFTNLITNALKYNDKEKRWVEIGSRRDPELGSVYYVRDNGIGIKPDYHEAIFRIFKRLHGRDKYGGGTGTGLTIVKRLIERHNGRIWVESTHGEGTTFFFTLDSEKEPVSELRPFGGESGR; via the coding sequence ATGAGCACGGAATCGGCCGGAACAGCCCAGGTGGCGGACCTCACCAACTGTGACAAGGAACCCATCCACATTCCGGGGGCCATCCAGCCCCATGGCGTGCTGCTGGTCCTGCGCGAGCCCGCGCTGATCATCTGTCAGATCAGTGAGAACACCGAGGCGCTGCTCGGGTCCCGTGCCCAGGAGTTGCTGGGCCGTTCCCTGGACTCGCTCCTGCCGGCCTCCCAGGTCGCGAGCACCCGGGCGAGCCTGCTTTCGGACCGGCTCCAGGACAACAACCCCCTCAAGCTCACCCTGCATGGTGGGGACCGCGAGCGGCTCTTCAACGGCATCGCGCACCGTCACCAGGGTCGGCTCTTCCTCGAGCTCGAGCCCGTGGCGGAGTCGGAGTCGTTGCCCTTCTTCGGCTTCTATCACCAGGCGCGCGGCGCCATGTCGCGCCTGCGCGACGCGAAGGATCTGCGCGCCCTGTGCGAGGAGGGCGTGCGCGAGGTGCGCCGGCTCACGGGCTTCGATCGGGTCATCATCTACCGCTTCGACCCGGACTGGAACGGCCAGGTGCTCGCCGAGGACCGGCTGGAGACGGCCGATCCCTACATGGGGCTGCACTTTCCCGCCTCGGACATCCCGCGCCAGGCGCGGGAGCTGTACGTGCTCAACCTGCTGCGCATCATCCCGGCGGTGGACTACGTGCCCGCGCGCATCGTCGCACTGCCGGAGGAAGCCGCGCAGGGGCCGCTCGACATGTCCTTCTGCGTGCTGCGCAGCGTGTCGCCCATCCACCTGGAGTACCTGCGCAACATGGGCGCGGGCAGCTCCATGAGCATCTCGCTGTTGCAGGAAGGGCGGCTGTGGGGCCTCATCTCCTGCACGCACATGTCCGGCTCGAAGTACGTGCCCTACGAGGTGCGCACGGCGTGTGAGTTCGTGGGCCAGTTCATGTCCTCGTTCATCTCCAGCAAGGAGGGGCACGAGCACTACGATCAGCGCATCCGCACCAAGTCCATCCAGGGCCGGCTGCTCGAGCGCATGACGCGCGTGGTCGACTTCGCCGCCGAGCTGTGCCAGTCGCCACCCGAGCTGCTCGAGCTCACCGGGGCCACGGGCGCGGCCGTCTATTTCAACGGGCGCATGACCATCATCGGCAAGGCCCCCGAGGACGAGCAGCTCCAGGGGCTCATCCGCTGGCTGTCGAGCCAGCCCGCGTCCCAGGAGGTGTTCTCCACCAATAGCCTGCTGCGGCACTACCCCGAGTCGGAGGGCTTCAAGGACGTGGCGGCCGGCCTCATCGCGGCCTCCATGTCGCGCGGCCGCCACAACTACGTGCTGTGGTTCCGCCCGGAGGTGGTGCAGACGTTGGAGTGGGGTGGCAATCCTCACAAGCTGGTGGACGTGGAGGACGACCAGCTCCGGTTGCACCCGCGCAAGTCCTTCGCGCTCTGGAAGGAGACGGTGCGCGGCAAGTCGCTGCCCTGGAAGGACTACGAGCTGGAGGCGGCACGGGAGCTGCGCCGCAACATCATCGACATCGTGCTGGAGCGCAGCGAGGAGCTGCTCAAGCTCAACACGGAGCTCAAGCGCAGCAACGTGGAACTGGACTCCTTCGCCTACGCCGCGAGTCATGATCTCAAGGAGCCCCTGCGCGGCATCCACAACTACGCGAGCCTGGTGCTGCGCGAGGACGCCGAGGCGCTGCGGCCCACCAACCGCACGCGCATGGACACGGTGGTGCGGCTCACCCAGCGCATGGAGAGCCTCATCAACTCGCTCCTGCACTACTCGCAGGTGGGCCGCATGGAGCTGTCGCTCCGGGAGACGGACCTCAACGACGTGCTCTCCTCGGTGCTCGAGGTGCTCAAGCCGCGCATCGAGGAGGCGCGCGCCGAGGTGCGCGTCCCCGAGCCGCTGCCGCCCGCGCGCTGTGACCGGGTGCGGATGATGGAGGTCTTCACCAACCTCATCACCAACGCCCTCAAGTACAACGACAAGGAGAAGAGGTGGGTGGAGATCGGGTCGCGGCGCGACCCGGAGCTCGGCTCCGTCTATTACGTGCGTGACAATGGCATCGGCATCAAGCCCGACTACCACGAGGCCATCTTCCGCATCTTCAAGCGGCTGCACGGGCGCGACAAGTATGGCGGCGGCACGGGCACGGGGCTGACCATCGTCAAGCGCCTCATCGAGCGGCACAACGGCCGGATCTGGGTGGAGTCCACACATGGGGAGGGCACCACCTTCTTCTTCACCCTGGACAGCGAGAAGGAGCCCGTGTCCGAGCTGCGGCCCTTTGGCGGGGAGAGCGGACGATGA
- a CDS encoding RNA polymerase sigma factor, translating to MFDDLSDDELFAEVLQRRATGGVVGAALGALCERWARPARYVISKIQASYGRGSPADADELYQDAVGKFLDKGLDQFRGVSEQMPGRSASPKTFFLRIVKHVAIDFYRRQREDLAPAAADSEDALEEPPAQVARAVESSRRREERAEAQELYWRAYERLQREHPKEAGAWDLYHHQDVEDHEECARRLNITVVNSYKRVSRAQAYLRLYLLDLQQEGGRE from the coding sequence GTGTTCGACGATCTCTCGGATGACGAACTCTTCGCCGAAGTGCTCCAACGCCGCGCCACGGGCGGGGTGGTGGGAGCCGCACTCGGCGCGCTCTGCGAGCGCTGGGCCCGGCCGGCCCGCTATGTCATCTCCAAGATCCAGGCCAGCTACGGCCGGGGCTCTCCGGCGGACGCGGACGAGCTCTACCAGGACGCGGTCGGCAAGTTCCTCGACAAGGGGCTGGATCAATTCCGCGGCGTGTCCGAGCAGATGCCCGGGCGCAGCGCGTCGCCCAAGACGTTCTTCCTGCGCATCGTCAAGCACGTCGCCATCGACTTCTACCGGCGGCAGCGCGAGGACCTGGCTCCGGCCGCGGCCGACTCCGAGGACGCGCTCGAGGAGCCGCCCGCCCAGGTGGCGCGCGCGGTGGAGTCCTCGCGGCGGCGCGAGGAGCGCGCCGAGGCCCAGGAGCTCTACTGGCGCGCGTATGAACGCCTGCAGCGCGAGCATCCCAAGGAAGCAGGTGCGTGGGACCTGTACCACCACCAGGACGTCGAGGACCACGAGGAGTGCGCGCGCCGCCTCAACATCACCGTGGTCAATTCGTACAAGCGTGTCAGCCGCGCACAGGCCTACCTGCGGCTCTATCTGCTCGACCTCCAACAGGAGGGCGGGCGCGAGTGA
- a CDS encoding response regulator: MNRDLPILVVEDNDEDFDMLQMTFQGACIPNPLYRCTEGEEALDFLHQRGRYAAVKSAPRPGLILLDLNLAGLDGRQVLEHMKNDGRLKSIPVLVFSTSDNPKDVQSAYANGASGYLLKPVDLARFERMIRLFKEFWLDHIVMPEDDGREVAHG, translated from the coding sequence ATGAACCGCGACCTGCCCATCCTCGTCGTGGAGGACAACGACGAGGACTTCGACATGCTCCAGATGACCTTCCAGGGCGCGTGCATCCCCAATCCCCTCTACCGTTGTACCGAGGGCGAAGAGGCCCTGGATTTCCTGCACCAGCGGGGCCGCTACGCCGCCGTCAAGAGCGCGCCCCGTCCGGGACTCATCCTCCTGGACCTCAACCTCGCTGGCCTGGATGGCAGGCAGGTACTCGAGCACATGAAGAACGATGGCCGCCTCAAGAGCATCCCCGTGCTCGTGTTCTCCACCTCCGACAATCCCAAGGATGTGCAGAGCGCCTACGCCAATGGCGCCAGCGGCTATCTGCTCAAACCCGTGGACCTGGCGCGTTTCGAGAGAATGATCCGGCTGTTCAAGGAGTTCTGGCTGGACCACATCGTGATGCCGGAAGACGATGGCCGAGAGGTCGCGCACGGATGA